The following coding sequences lie in one Synechococcus sp. CC9902 genomic window:
- a CDS encoding PIN/TRAM domain-containing protein, with product MVDPLILLLFILSGSAAGWMGIHLLPIGVVNETTDAEQLRLILTASGGGIGLIAGLVFKRLRISLMQQVRTMPTDLLVSRALGLILGLLVANLLLLPVLLLPFSGGVALVKPLLAVVSNVFFGILGSNLAEVHGRTLLRLFNPASTEALLVADGVLTPATAKILDTSVIIDGRIRGMLACGLLEGQVIVAESVIDEMQQLSDSTNIEKRAKGRRGLKLLRDLRETYGRRLVINSTRYDGKGTDDRLLQLAGDTGGTLVTADFNLAQVAQVKSLKVMNLSELVIALRPEVQPGDELNLKIVREGKESSQGVGYLEDGTMVVINDARELIGQRRPVVVTGALQTPTGRMVFGRLETNKDSKTTSKGKSQGKTEAKTKTDQTTTQRPIDPR from the coding sequence ATGGTGGATCCGCTCATCCTGCTGCTGTTCATCCTCTCTGGCTCAGCCGCTGGGTGGATGGGAATTCATCTCCTTCCGATCGGGGTGGTGAATGAAACCACCGATGCGGAACAACTTCGTTTGATCCTGACCGCGTCAGGCGGTGGCATCGGATTGATCGCTGGATTGGTCTTCAAAAGGCTGCGGATCAGCCTGATGCAGCAGGTCCGCACGATGCCGACCGACCTGCTCGTGAGCCGAGCCTTGGGATTAATCCTGGGCTTGCTGGTAGCCAACTTGTTGCTGCTTCCAGTTTTGCTGCTGCCTTTCTCTGGCGGCGTTGCCTTAGTGAAGCCACTTCTGGCAGTCGTTAGCAATGTGTTTTTCGGAATTTTGGGAAGCAACCTTGCCGAAGTGCACGGTCGCACCCTGCTTCGACTATTCAACCCAGCAAGCACAGAGGCGCTTCTTGTGGCCGATGGGGTGCTCACCCCTGCCACCGCAAAAATCCTCGATACAAGCGTGATCATCGATGGACGGATTCGCGGCATGCTCGCCTGTGGCCTGTTGGAAGGTCAGGTGATCGTTGCGGAGTCTGTGATCGATGAGATGCAGCAACTGTCGGATTCCACCAACATCGAAAAACGGGCTAAAGGGCGACGAGGACTGAAATTACTGAGAGATTTACGTGAAACCTATGGCCGCAGGCTGGTGATCAACAGCACCCGGTACGACGGCAAAGGCACCGACGACCGATTGCTTCAGCTCGCAGGCGATACCGGCGGAACTTTGGTAACAGCAGACTTCAACCTGGCCCAAGTCGCTCAAGTGAAATCCCTCAAAGTGATGAATCTGAGTGAGCTAGTCATTGCGCTTCGCCCAGAAGTACAACCCGGTGATGAACTCAATTTAAAAATCGTTCGGGAAGGCAAAGAATCCAGCCAAGGAGTTGGCTACCTCGAAGACGGAACGATGGTGGTGATCAATGATGCGCGGGAACTCATTGGTCAGCGTCGTCCTGTCGTGGTAACCGGTGCCTTACAAACACCAACCGGTCGCATGGTGTTTGGTCGGCTCGAGACCAACAAAGACAGCAAAACCACTAGTAAGGGAAAAAGTCAGGGCAAGACCGAGGCCAAGACCAAAACTGATCAAACCACGACTCAACGACCCATCGACCCCCGCTAG
- a CDS encoding ATP-dependent Clp protease proteolytic subunit: MTTSAPYYGDGAAMRTPPPDLPSLLLKERIVYLGLPLFSDDDAKRQMGIDVTELIIAQLLFLEFDDPEKPIYFYINSTGTSWYSGDAIGFETEAFAICDTLRYVKPPVHTICIGQAMGTAAVILSAGTKGQRAALPHSSIVLHQPRSGAQGQATDIQIRAKEVLHNKQAMLEILSNNTGRTVEELSKNSDRMSYLTPHEAVEFGLIDRVLSSRKDLPGSTTAN; this comes from the coding sequence ATGACCACGTCTGCTCCTTATTACGGCGACGGCGCCGCAATGAGAACGCCTCCTCCCGATCTCCCTTCTTTGCTTCTCAAAGAACGGATTGTTTATTTGGGGCTCCCACTTTTCTCCGATGACGATGCCAAGCGTCAAATGGGCATCGATGTCACTGAATTAATTATTGCCCAGCTGCTTTTTCTGGAATTTGATGATCCAGAAAAGCCAATTTATTTCTATATCAATTCGACGGGAACGAGTTGGTACTCGGGTGATGCCATTGGCTTTGAAACAGAGGCTTTCGCCATCTGCGACACCCTTCGCTACGTCAAACCTCCCGTACACACGATTTGTATCGGCCAGGCCATGGGAACCGCGGCAGTGATTCTGTCTGCCGGAACCAAGGGTCAGCGGGCTGCTCTGCCCCATTCGTCCATCGTTTTGCATCAGCCTCGCAGTGGCGCTCAGGGGCAGGCGACCGACATCCAGATCAGAGCCAAAGAGGTTTTGCATAACAAGCAAGCCATGCTCGAGATCCTCTCCAACAACACGGGGCGCACCGTCGAAGAGTTGAGCAAAAATTCCGACAGGATGAGTTACCTCACCCCCCACGAAGCCGTCGAATTCGGCCTCATCGACAGGGTCTTGAGTAGCCGTAAAGACCTCCCTGGCTCCACAACAGCCAACTAA
- a CDS encoding ATP-dependent Clp protease proteolytic subunit yields the protein MPIGTPSVPYRLPGSQMERWVDIYTRLGVERILFLGSEVNDGIANSLVAQMLYLDSEDSSKPIYLYINSPGGSVTAGLAIYDTIQYVKSEVVTICVGLAASMGAFLLAAGTKGKRVALPHSRIMIHQPLGGTSRRQASDIEIEAREILRMKDMLNHSLADMSGQTFEKIEKDTDRDYFLSAEEAMAYGLIDRVISHPTEA from the coding sequence ATGCCGATCGGTACTCCCAGCGTTCCTTATCGTCTTCCCGGCAGCCAAATGGAGCGCTGGGTCGACATCTACACCCGTCTTGGTGTGGAAAGAATCCTTTTCCTCGGATCTGAGGTCAACGACGGCATTGCCAACAGCCTCGTTGCACAAATGCTCTACCTCGACTCTGAGGACAGCAGCAAACCGATCTATCTGTACATCAATTCCCCAGGTGGCTCCGTCACCGCAGGCTTAGCGATCTACGACACCATCCAATACGTCAAAAGTGAGGTGGTCACAATTTGCGTGGGTCTCGCCGCCTCCATGGGGGCTTTCCTATTGGCGGCCGGTACGAAAGGCAAGCGGGTGGCTCTGCCCCACAGTCGGATCATGATCCACCAACCCTTGGGTGGTACGAGTCGTCGTCAGGCCAGCGACATTGAAATCGAGGCACGTGAAATCCTCCGAATGAAAGACATGCTCAACCACTCTTTGGCAGACATGAGTGGTCAGACATTCGAGAAAATCGAAAAGGACACGGACCGCGACTACTTCTTGAGCGCTGAAGAAGCCATGGCGTACGGCCTCATCGACCGTGTGATTTCTCACCCGACCGAAGCCTGA
- the ilvC gene encoding ketol-acid reductoisomerase → MAQLFYDSDADLGLLNGKTVAIIGYGSQGHAHALNLKDSGVNVVVGLYEGSRSAEKAKADGLEVLTVAEASAKADWIMVLLPDEFQKDVYEKEIAPHLKSGKVLSFAHGFNIRFELIKPPADVDVVMIAPKGPGHTVRWEYQNGQGVPALFAIEQDASGNARGLTMAYAKGIGGTRAGILETNFKEETETDLFGEQAVLCGGLSELVKAGFETLVEAGYQPELAYFECMHEVKLIVDLMVKGGLTSMRDSISNTAEYGDYVSGPRLITADTKAEMKRVLADIQDGTFARNFVAECDAGKPEMKKIRDRDAQHPIEKVGKGLRSMFSWLKDA, encoded by the coding sequence ATGGCCCAGCTCTTTTACGACTCCGACGCCGATCTTGGTCTGCTAAATGGCAAGACCGTAGCGATCATTGGCTATGGCTCCCAAGGCCACGCCCACGCCCTCAACCTCAAGGACAGCGGCGTCAACGTCGTCGTGGGTCTGTATGAGGGCAGTCGCTCGGCGGAGAAAGCCAAAGCCGACGGGCTTGAGGTTTTAACCGTGGCCGAGGCCTCCGCCAAGGCGGACTGGATCATGGTGCTGCTTCCTGATGAATTCCAGAAGGACGTTTACGAGAAAGAGATTGCTCCCCACCTCAAGAGCGGCAAAGTTCTGAGCTTCGCTCACGGATTCAACATCCGTTTCGAGCTGATCAAGCCCCCGGCTGATGTCGATGTGGTGATGATCGCGCCAAAGGGTCCAGGTCACACCGTGCGCTGGGAATATCAAAACGGGCAAGGCGTTCCGGCCCTCTTTGCGATCGAACAGGACGCCTCTGGCAATGCACGGGGCCTAACAATGGCCTACGCCAAAGGCATCGGTGGAACTCGGGCCGGCATTCTTGAAACCAACTTCAAGGAAGAAACAGAAACCGACCTCTTCGGTGAACAAGCCGTCCTTTGCGGAGGCCTCTCAGAACTCGTGAAGGCGGGCTTCGAAACGTTGGTTGAAGCTGGGTATCAGCCTGAATTGGCTTACTTCGAGTGCATGCATGAAGTGAAGCTGATCGTGGACCTGATGGTGAAGGGCGGGCTCACATCCATGCGGGATTCCATCTCCAACACCGCCGAATATGGCGACTACGTGAGTGGACCACGCTTGATCACGGCCGACACCAAAGCCGAAATGAAGCGAGTACTGGCGGACATCCAAGACGGAACATTCGCGAGGAACTTCGTAGCGGAATGCGATGCAGGAAAACCTGAAATGAAAAAGATCCGGGATCGCGATGCCCAACATCCCATTGAGAAGGTTGGCAAGGGGCTTCGGTCGATGTTCAGCTGGCTGAAAGACGCCTGA
- the cbiB gene encoding adenosylcobinamide-phosphate synthase CbiB, giving the protein MVAAAAGLDWLIGDPAQIVHPVVVMGWFIGQTRTLLERVVGDNPIALRLGGGVITLGVVLGSGTVGWTIERLCFAPSPIHALGWSLLLIGLASALAARSLRSSVSAVVKALPTSLGEGDLATARQRLSWIVGRDVCELNEQEILRATAESASENAVDGLFAPLFWMLLGLALWGISPNLPGPLALAWAFKASSTLDSMLGYRTGRLYWMGTAGARLDDLLTWIPCRIVMVTLPLVAQPWSRWTELVRAAEHDGAPDPSPNAGRSEASFAHCAGIRLGGRNRYGANWVDKPILAEHCPSPDRTAITRVLNLNLKLELFWLLGMILIW; this is encoded by the coding sequence GTGGTTGCGGCCGCCGCCGGGCTGGATTGGTTGATCGGAGATCCAGCCCAGATTGTGCATCCCGTTGTGGTGATGGGCTGGTTCATCGGGCAAACGCGAACCCTGTTGGAAAGGGTGGTGGGTGACAATCCCATAGCCCTCAGGCTTGGGGGTGGAGTGATCACCCTGGGGGTGGTGCTGGGTAGCGGCACCGTGGGATGGACGATCGAGCGCTTGTGTTTTGCTCCATCACCCATCCATGCATTGGGCTGGAGCCTGCTGTTGATTGGTTTGGCCAGTGCCCTTGCCGCCCGAAGCTTGCGATCCAGTGTGAGTGCCGTGGTTAAGGCATTGCCAACGTCACTCGGCGAGGGAGATCTCGCGACAGCCCGCCAACGACTCAGCTGGATTGTGGGCCGTGATGTTTGCGAACTCAATGAGCAGGAGATTCTTCGAGCAACAGCGGAAAGTGCTTCGGAAAATGCTGTAGATGGCCTGTTTGCACCGCTGTTTTGGATGCTCCTCGGATTGGCCCTTTGGGGAATCAGCCCCAATCTCCCCGGTCCATTAGCCCTGGCTTGGGCCTTTAAAGCAAGCAGCACCTTGGATTCCATGCTCGGATACCGAACGGGTCGCCTCTACTGGATGGGCACCGCTGGAGCTCGTCTCGACGATCTCCTCACCTGGATTCCCTGCCGAATAGTGATGGTGACGTTGCCGCTCGTCGCGCAGCCATGGAGCCGATGGACTGAGTTGGTCCGAGCTGCGGAGCACGATGGAGCCCCTGATCCATCGCCAAATGCAGGCCGCTCGGAAGCGAGCTTCGCTCATTGCGCCGGCATTCGCCTCGGAGGCCGCAATCGCTATGGAGCCAACTGGGTCGATAAACCGATCTTGGCTGAACACTGCCCGTCACCCGATCGAACCGCAATTACGCGGGTACTGAACCTCAACCTAAAGCTCGAGCTCTTCTGGCTTCTTGGGATGATCTTGATCTGGTGA
- a CDS encoding sugar transferase has translation MTTAPRPSLRKTTGLGIGRGAYRPHLAVISGPPSTLTAESLIRQQSRKGRGLKRTGDVVFSLAVLGLGSPVLLLLACLIKLSSPGPVFYVQRRVGRDYQRFGCIKFRTMRPDADVVLAKVLSEDPELRAEYERDFKLKSDPRITWVGKFLRRSSLDELPQFINVLRGEMSVVGPRPIVDKELTRYGPYMDEVAAVRPGLTGLWQVSGRNNLSYKKRVKLDLAYARGRSFVLDFAIILRTFGVLLLPMDRGAY, from the coding sequence TTGACGACGGCCCCCCGGCCTTCTCTGCGTAAAACCACCGGTTTGGGAATCGGGCGGGGGGCTTATCGCCCCCATTTGGCTGTGATATCAGGCCCGCCTTCCACCCTCACCGCGGAATCATTGATTCGCCAGCAGAGCAGAAAAGGACGGGGACTGAAGCGCACTGGAGATGTGGTGTTTTCCCTGGCTGTTTTGGGCTTGGGTTCACCTGTTCTTCTTCTTCTGGCTTGTTTAATCAAACTCAGCTCACCTGGCCCCGTCTTTTACGTTCAGCGACGTGTGGGTCGGGATTATCAACGTTTTGGTTGCATCAAGTTCCGCACGATGCGCCCTGACGCTGATGTTGTGCTTGCGAAGGTTTTGTCGGAGGATCCCGAACTTAGAGCTGAATATGAACGAGATTTCAAGCTCAAGAGCGACCCTCGAATCACTTGGGTCGGAAAGTTTCTAAGACGTTCGAGCCTTGACGAATTACCGCAATTCATCAATGTTCTGCGCGGAGAAATGAGTGTCGTTGGCCCGCGGCCGATTGTCGACAAAGAATTGACTCGTTACGGACCTTATATGGATGAAGTGGCGGCTGTGCGTCCTGGTCTCACTGGTCTTTGGCAGGTCAGTGGTCGCAACAATCTCAGTTACAAAAAGCGTGTCAAACTCGATTTGGCTTACGCCCGAGGTCGTTCATTCGTCCTTGATTTCGCCATCATTCTTCGCACCTTCGGAGTGTTGTTGTTGCCTATGGATCGTGGCGCTTATTAA
- a CDS encoding glycosyltransferase: MSPASDALPRRIALVHEWFTPRSTGGAELVVEALDRLLTDLERQPILAALVDGESKRRGSWLSGRSIRTSAIQHLPWGVSHVQQYLPLLPMAIEQIDLGDADLVISSSHLVGKGVLTSPDQLHISYVHTPVRYAWDQMHAYLQRSALARRGLGPLIRWQLHALRQWDQLSAQRVDHLIANSRFTARRIRKFWGREAEVIHPPVDVARFRWQSPRDDTFLCVCRLVPYKRVDLVVEAFNRLGLPLLVVGDGPERARLEALAGSNITLLGRQSQHQVETLMSRCRAFVYAGLEDFGIAPVEAMAAGAPVIGLGRGGLLDTVRCAAAGCSQPTGVLFPDQSVESVIQAVQWFQQHRLESFHAESIRSWAERFRPEAFAARFEASMRRSWAGHQMRCAVAASDPAKVPGLFS, translated from the coding sequence ATGTCGCCGGCCTCCGATGCGTTGCCCCGGCGCATTGCTCTTGTTCATGAATGGTTTACCCCTCGATCAACCGGTGGGGCTGAGCTGGTGGTTGAGGCATTGGATCGCTTGCTAACCGATCTCGAGCGACAACCCATTCTGGCGGCTCTCGTTGATGGTGAAAGCAAACGCCGAGGTAGTTGGTTGTCGGGCCGTTCAATCCGCACCAGTGCAATTCAGCATTTGCCGTGGGGAGTGAGCCATGTGCAGCAATATCTGCCACTCCTTCCGATGGCGATTGAGCAAATTGATCTTGGCGATGCTGATTTGGTGATCAGCAGTAGTCACCTTGTCGGGAAAGGGGTGCTCACCTCGCCGGACCAACTCCATATCAGTTATGTGCACACGCCGGTCCGTTATGCCTGGGACCAGATGCATGCCTACCTCCAGCGCTCAGCCTTGGCTCGACGGGGGCTAGGGCCCCTCATTCGCTGGCAATTGCATGCGTTGCGGCAATGGGATCAACTCAGTGCCCAGCGTGTGGACCATCTCATTGCCAACTCTCGCTTTACCGCCCGTCGGATTCGCAAGTTCTGGGGACGTGAGGCTGAGGTGATTCATCCCCCCGTCGATGTGGCGCGCTTTCGTTGGCAGTCCCCACGCGACGACACGTTTCTCTGTGTTTGTCGATTGGTTCCTTACAAACGCGTTGATTTGGTTGTTGAGGCATTCAATCGGCTTGGTCTTCCTCTATTGGTTGTTGGCGATGGCCCAGAGCGCGCGCGCTTGGAGGCGCTCGCAGGGTCCAACATCACCCTTTTAGGGCGTCAGTCCCAACACCAGGTGGAAACGTTGATGTCGCGCTGTCGCGCCTTTGTATACGCCGGGCTTGAAGATTTCGGGATTGCGCCAGTTGAAGCCATGGCGGCAGGGGCTCCAGTCATCGGCCTCGGTCGTGGTGGCTTGCTCGATACGGTGCGTTGCGCTGCAGCAGGCTGTTCACAGCCCACTGGTGTGCTTTTCCCCGACCAATCGGTGGAGTCGGTGATCCAGGCCGTTCAGTGGTTTCAGCAGCATCGGCTTGAGTCGTTCCATGCAGAGAGCATCAGGTCTTGGGCCGAACGTTTTCGTCCGGAAGCGTTTGCGGCCCGTTTTGAGGCGTCCATGCGTCGGTCATGGGCAGGTCACCAGATGCGCTGTGCCGTTGCGGCGAGTGACCCCGCCAAGGTGCCAGGGCTGTTCTCCTGA
- a CDS encoding transcriptional regulator: MIRTEEVYEYDDGVFVLRAWCSLRKDHRTFVSSRIQSCWDAFSQDPVSDLLARLKKASSLDPGNVAHEVLTHCSLEIPIAINSLMKSSGHKSYDKRFVQGAKKRALVRWILGKPRALSLLQTLPLEQRGDVEEIVERTIGDTKVTTSTYHSCVGALQKTRYTPHLEFRREELILFIAEAMVGDPAKDSVVNVLKQDLLDPSFRIKPGLDDLEEFHKEIKKLKKDSDKAKKKYKCKNKPKTVSSNYRLYERGQPVRVLAIDEALRQLKVCVESERFLLGKAEFEQRVMDAVSAEFTTKDVEGEMFSKRLGEGLSTAYCAFGLRKYNSSWFTDSYGKEWLDLKTRSSS; encoded by the coding sequence ATGATTCGTACCGAGGAGGTATATGAATATGACGATGGAGTTTTCGTTTTAAGGGCCTGGTGCTCCCTCCGAAAAGATCACCGAACATTTGTTAGTTCGCGTATCCAGTCATGTTGGGATGCATTTAGTCAAGACCCCGTCAGTGACTTGCTGGCGCGTCTTAAGAAGGCCTCGTCGTTGGATCCTGGGAACGTTGCCCATGAAGTGCTGACTCACTGCTCCTTAGAAATTCCGATTGCCATTAACTCCCTGATGAAATCATCAGGACACAAGAGCTATGACAAGCGATTTGTTCAAGGGGCGAAGAAGCGTGCCTTAGTTCGTTGGATTCTTGGTAAACCAAGGGCATTATCGCTTCTTCAAACATTGCCGTTGGAACAACGCGGTGATGTTGAGGAGATTGTCGAGCGAACGATTGGTGATACCAAGGTCACCACCAGTACGTATCACTCCTGTGTGGGTGCTTTGCAAAAAACCCGATACACCCCTCATCTTGAGTTCAGGCGTGAAGAGTTGATTCTGTTTATCGCTGAGGCGATGGTGGGTGATCCCGCAAAAGATTCTGTTGTGAATGTATTAAAACAGGATTTGCTTGACCCTTCATTTCGAATCAAACCTGGTTTGGATGATCTTGAAGAGTTTCATAAGGAAATCAAGAAACTCAAAAAAGATTCCGATAAAGCAAAGAAAAAATATAAATGCAAAAACAAACCCAAGACTGTTTCCTCGAACTACCGCCTCTATGAGAGAGGCCAGCCCGTGCGTGTCTTGGCGATTGATGAGGCGCTGCGCCAGCTCAAGGTTTGTGTTGAGTCGGAGCGTTTCCTTCTCGGTAAAGCTGAGTTTGAGCAAAGGGTGATGGATGCTGTCTCTGCTGAGTTCACAACCAAGGATGTTGAGGGTGAGATGTTTTCAAAACGTCTGGGTGAAGGTCTCAGTACTGCCTATTGTGCATTTGGACTTCGTAAATACAATTCATCGTGGTTTACAGATTCCTATGGTAAAGAGTGGCTTGATCTGAAGACTCGCTCCAGTTCATAG
- a CDS encoding YqhA family protein encodes MNTNTSQNRRNRIEANFERWLWRFRLISIIPVLMSLLGSISCFILGTQEELSALHKLFNGHFDSDKSILLLGKVVGGIDYYVIGIALLIFGYGVYELIISDIDPRLQDLTDDRRNILSINSLESLKQKLTNVIIVALIVTAFKLMISFEVDSIVEVFQYCGCVLMLSFSAWLVGQNNNNH; translated from the coding sequence ATGAATACAAATACCTCGCAGAACAGAAGGAATCGCATTGAAGCAAACTTTGAAAGATGGCTATGGCGCTTCAGGCTGATCAGTATTATTCCCGTTTTAATGAGCCTTTTAGGAAGCATAAGCTGTTTTATTTTAGGAACACAGGAAGAATTATCGGCACTGCATAAACTCTTTAATGGGCACTTCGATTCTGATAAAAGCATCCTCCTTCTTGGCAAAGTCGTAGGAGGAATTGATTACTATGTGATTGGAATAGCATTGCTTATTTTCGGCTACGGTGTCTACGAATTAATTATCTCTGATATCGACCCTCGCTTACAAGACTTAACTGACGACAGAAGAAATATTCTTAGTATCAATTCGCTCGAAAGCCTCAAACAAAAACTGACCAATGTCATTATCGTTGCCTTAATTGTAACGGCATTTAAGTTAATGATTAGCTTTGAGGTCGATTCAATTGTTGAGGTTTTTCAGTACTGCGGATGCGTTCTAATGCTTTCATTTAGTGCTTGGCTCGTCGGCCAGAATAACAACAACCATTGA
- a CDS encoding GAF domain-containing protein, which yields MKTPEIPINEAERLKALSEYRILGTKPEQTYDDITKIASLTCDTPIALLSLVDTNRQWFKSKVGVDVEETVRDWSFCAHAIHSPEPLIIEDALQDERFVDNPLVKGDPQIRLYAGFPLQNDQNHRIGTLCVIDRKPHGLTDVQCEIMESLARQAVSFLELRKRSIKLIESFCSLTDAGGIISTCSYCRKAKDTSGHWMHLDKYLSSRTNLNFSHGICDTCIEEHFPDVLQTWRAEEKANTKETAI from the coding sequence TTGAAGACCCCGGAAATCCCTATAAATGAAGCAGAACGCCTGAAAGCACTCAGTGAATACAGGATTCTTGGAACGAAACCGGAACAAACCTACGACGACATTACAAAAATAGCTTCTCTCACCTGCGACACACCAATCGCTCTGCTCAGCCTGGTCGATACCAATCGCCAATGGTTCAAATCAAAAGTGGGCGTTGATGTCGAAGAAACAGTACGAGACTGGTCATTCTGTGCCCATGCGATTCACTCCCCTGAGCCATTAATTATTGAAGACGCACTACAGGATGAACGTTTCGTCGATAATCCGCTGGTAAAAGGAGACCCTCAGATCAGACTCTATGCAGGTTTTCCCTTACAGAATGATCAAAACCATCGCATTGGAACCCTTTGCGTCATTGATCGTAAGCCCCATGGCCTCACAGATGTTCAGTGCGAAATCATGGAATCACTGGCAAGGCAAGCGGTTTCTTTTCTTGAGTTAAGGAAGAGATCAATCAAGCTCATTGAATCTTTTTGCTCTCTAACAGATGCAGGAGGAATTATTAGTACTTGCTCTTACTGCCGCAAGGCAAAGGATACGAGCGGACACTGGATGCATCTCGATAAATACTTATCATCTCGCACAAACTTAAACTTCAGCCATGGCATCTGCGATACATGCATTGAAGAACATTTTCCCGATGTTCTTCAAACATGGAGAGCAGAAGAGAAAGCCAATACAAAAGAAACGGCAATCTAA
- a CDS encoding ComEC/Rec2 family competence protein produces the protein MIKGLLWGAPSPGAHDPSLLNGRTVELIGRLHADARVFDTSCSALIAVDRIDGRRFRGRTEVVLQPCLNPPQQGWQLKLTGALKAPQAGVHRLVSGPASRLHRLGSWSQLRADQWQVLHKSWTPIADARRSVAARFQQVAGPQRGGLLAALVLGGAQVQLPAELREAFRVAGLSHALAASGFHLSVVLGAVLAIARGLSRPFRVSLGCSALLMFLTLAGGQPSVVRAVLMGATALLIRESDQRSRGAGVLLFTLILMLLIRPDWAQSVGFQLSAAATAGLTLSAPGVEQQLLRCCPSRIRWLASAIAVSWAALIWTLPLQLLHFGSTPLYALVANLLAAPLLAPLTLSAMGLAVVALLLPHPLLVGLSWPVQQLAGMLISLVHWISHWPAAQLLSGHPQPWVVLLMAFGLIPWVISSQRGLRGFGVVTLLSAVFLHAVVQLGDGVVVASRFGRHWLLARHRGRAALVSTHAEPQSCRFAKQLAHSHGHRRLDGIVLLDPVASEAMGCWMSMAEHVQAPHQGHLPLLKGQRLRSEGLVLSLLTDKGQAFQLQAGEQRWRLLPKPQVLWAAGRSSSARSGRWTGTWLGFKPTQDQQRWLHRLKAKDAMRVDP, from the coding sequence TTGATCAAGGGGCTGTTGTGGGGGGCCCCATCACCTGGCGCCCATGATCCATCTCTGCTGAATGGCCGCACCGTTGAACTGATCGGTCGGTTGCACGCTGATGCCCGGGTTTTCGACACCAGCTGTTCGGCCTTGATCGCTGTGGACCGTATCGATGGTCGTCGCTTTCGCGGCCGCACTGAGGTGGTCCTGCAACCTTGCCTAAATCCTCCCCAGCAAGGCTGGCAGTTGAAGCTCACCGGTGCGTTGAAGGCGCCGCAGGCCGGTGTTCATCGGCTTGTGTCTGGGCCTGCTAGCCGTCTTCATCGGCTCGGTAGTTGGAGTCAGCTCCGGGCGGATCAGTGGCAGGTGTTGCACAAATCTTGGACTCCTATTGCGGATGCACGTCGGTCGGTTGCCGCACGGTTTCAGCAGGTGGCGGGTCCCCAACGCGGTGGTCTGCTTGCGGCCCTTGTTCTCGGTGGGGCCCAAGTTCAACTTCCGGCTGAGTTGCGCGAAGCCTTCCGTGTTGCTGGCTTATCGCATGCCTTAGCGGCTTCTGGCTTTCATTTGTCGGTTGTTCTCGGCGCGGTCTTGGCCATTGCCCGTGGCCTATCCCGTCCGTTTCGGGTGTCGCTCGGATGTTCTGCCTTGCTCATGTTTCTCACCCTCGCGGGGGGGCAACCATCGGTAGTTCGTGCGGTGTTGATGGGGGCGACGGCATTGCTGATCCGCGAGTCAGATCAGCGCAGTCGGGGAGCGGGCGTGTTGCTATTTACTTTGATTCTGATGTTGTTGATTCGTCCCGATTGGGCCCAATCCGTTGGCTTTCAACTCAGTGCTGCTGCCACTGCTGGCCTCACCTTGTCGGCCCCCGGTGTGGAACAACAACTTTTGCGCTGCTGTCCATCGAGGATCCGTTGGCTGGCTTCTGCAATCGCGGTGTCTTGGGCGGCCTTGATCTGGACCCTGCCGCTTCAATTACTTCATTTCGGATCCACACCGCTTTACGCGCTGGTGGCCAATCTGCTGGCGGCACCCCTGTTGGCTCCCCTCACGTTGTCGGCGATGGGCCTAGCGGTGGTCGCCTTGCTCTTGCCCCACCCTCTTTTGGTGGGATTGTCTTGGCCCGTGCAGCAACTCGCGGGGATGTTGATTTCCCTGGTGCACTGGATTAGCCATTGGCCCGCAGCCCAATTACTGAGCGGTCATCCGCAGCCTTGGGTGGTGCTGCTAATGGCTTTTGGTTTGATTCCTTGGGTTATTAGCTCCCAACGCGGATTACGTGGTTTTGGCGTGGTGACTCTTTTGAGTGCCGTTTTTCTCCATGCCGTTGTGCAGCTGGGGGATGGGGTTGTGGTTGCGTCGCGCTTTGGCCGCCACTGGCTGTTGGCTCGTCATCGCGGTCGGGCCGCTCTGGTGAGTACCCATGCCGAACCGCAAAGTTGTCGTTTTGCCAAGCAACTGGCGCATTCCCATGGACATCGTCGTTTGGATGGGATTGTTCTGTTGGATCCTGTGGCTTCGGAGGCGATGGGATGCTGGATGTCGATGGCGGAGCATGTCCAGGCTCCGCATCAGGGACACCTCCCCCTGTTGAAGGGACAACGCTTGCGGAGCGAGGGCCTGGTGCTCTCGTTGCTAACTGATAAGGGGCAGGCTTTTCAGCTGCAAGCTGGTGAGCAACGATGGCGCCTGCTGCCCAAGCCTCAAGTGCTTTGGGCAGCAGGCCGATCGTCTAGTGCTCGATCAGGTCGATGGACAGGAACATGGCTGGGTTTTAAGCCCACGCAGGATCAGCAACGTTGGCTGCATCGTTTAAAGGCCAAAGACGCCATGCGGGTGGACCCTTAG